The Bradyrhizobium ottawaense genome window below encodes:
- a CDS encoding TonB-dependent siderophore receptor — MRGFVATRSGTATKTDTPLIETPQSVSVVTTDQVRNQGAVSIGEALRYTAGVSGDVNGGSDTRFGALQIRGFDTTMSGLYVDGLRIPSSNYVHFNGLDPYGAERLEVLKGPSSAMYGGSGTGGILNYVTKLPTAQQFGEVSISGGSFNRYQGQFDMGGAANKEGTVLWRLTGVVREGQTQVDFTKDNRVFIAPAVTFKPNEDTTITLLANYQRDRAGWGLQFLPASGTVWPNNGRTIPVSFFAGVPSFNAFNTEIATAGYQLSHNFTDNITFRQNLRYAYQHNEEKTFYGTGYTDEAAGQLGRFGSYSNSYINSFAVDNQLQGKFNTGILSHTTLVGLDYRNTTFRDTAFAVTTSAPEINVFNPVYSYDWALGGMYDNKGIKQSQVGLYAQDQIKLGRLSFQLGGRQDFVTTQLDTNLPPTDTSTSKDASAFTGRAAVMYNFDNGIAPYFSYSESFLPQLATSPSGQMLDPETGVQYEVGVKYQPLGWNALFTFAAFDLTRDNVAVYVPATTFYEQIGQVKSRGIELEGSMSLADGWNLRAAYAYIDAMVTQDPVNVGKAPVTVPLNRASLWSDYTLQNGMLAGLQFGGGVRYVGATWGDDANTFKVGSATVLDALLAYTRDNWRLSLNVTNLADTRYVAACYGLSGCMYAEGRKAIGKLTYRW, encoded by the coding sequence GTGCGCGGTTTCGTCGCCACGCGAAGCGGCACGGCCACCAAGACCGATACACCGTTGATCGAAACCCCGCAGTCGGTCTCAGTCGTCACCACCGACCAGGTCAGGAACCAGGGCGCGGTCTCGATCGGCGAGGCGCTGCGCTACACCGCCGGTGTCAGCGGCGACGTCAATGGCGGCTCGGACACCCGCTTCGGCGCTCTCCAGATCCGCGGCTTCGACACGACCATGTCGGGTCTCTATGTCGACGGCCTGCGAATTCCCTCGAGCAACTACGTCCACTTCAACGGCCTCGATCCCTACGGGGCCGAGCGCCTGGAGGTGCTCAAAGGACCGTCCTCGGCGATGTATGGCGGCAGCGGCACCGGCGGCATCCTCAACTACGTGACCAAGCTGCCGACGGCGCAGCAGTTCGGCGAGGTCTCGATCTCCGGCGGCAGCTTCAACCGCTATCAGGGCCAGTTCGACATGGGCGGCGCCGCCAACAAGGAAGGCACGGTGCTGTGGCGCCTCACCGGCGTCGTCCGCGAGGGCCAGACCCAGGTCGACTTCACCAAGGACAACCGCGTCTTCATCGCCCCCGCCGTCACGTTCAAGCCGAACGAAGACACCACCATTACCTTGCTCGCCAACTATCAGAGGGACAGGGCAGGGTGGGGCCTTCAGTTCCTGCCGGCCTCGGGCACGGTGTGGCCGAACAACGGCCGCACCATTCCGGTCTCGTTCTTCGCGGGCGTGCCGAGCTTCAACGCGTTCAACACCGAGATCGCGACCGCCGGCTACCAGCTGTCGCACAATTTCACCGACAACATCACCTTCCGGCAGAACCTGCGTTACGCCTATCAGCACAACGAGGAAAAGACCTTCTACGGCACCGGATACACCGACGAGGCGGCGGGGCAGCTGGGGCGTTTCGGCAGCTACAGCAACTCCTACATCAACTCCTTCGCGGTGGATAACCAACTCCAGGGCAAGTTCAATACCGGCATCCTCAGCCACACCACCCTGGTCGGGCTCGACTATCGCAACACCACGTTTCGCGATACGGCCTTCGCCGTCACGACCTCGGCGCCGGAGATCAACGTCTTCAACCCGGTCTACAGCTACGACTGGGCCCTCGGCGGCATGTACGACAACAAGGGCATCAAGCAGTCGCAGGTCGGCCTCTATGCGCAGGACCAGATCAAGCTCGGCCGGCTCTCGTTCCAGCTCGGCGGCCGCCAGGACTTCGTGACGACGCAGCTCGATACCAATCTGCCCCCGACCGATACTTCAACCTCGAAGGACGCCTCGGCCTTCACCGGCCGCGCTGCCGTCATGTACAATTTCGACAACGGCATCGCGCCCTATTTCAGCTATTCCGAGTCGTTTCTGCCGCAGCTCGCGACCAGTCCGTCCGGACAGATGCTCGATCCCGAGACCGGCGTGCAGTACGAGGTGGGCGTCAAGTATCAACCGCTCGGCTGGAATGCGCTGTTCACCTTCGCCGCCTTCGACCTGACGCGTGACAACGTCGCTGTGTACGTGCCTGCAACCACCTTTTACGAGCAGATCGGGCAGGTGAAGTCGCGCGGTATCGAGCTCGAAGGCTCGATGTCGCTCGCCGACGGCTGGAACCTGCGGGCGGCCTACGCCTATATCGATGCCATGGTCACGCAGGATCCGGTCAATGTCGGCAAGGCGCCGGTCACCGTGCCGCTCAACCGCGCTTCGCTGTGGAGCGACTACACGCTCCAGAACGGCATGCTGGCGGGCTTGCAGTTCGGCGGCGGCGTTCGCTATGTCGGCGCGACCTGGGGCGATGATGCCAACACGTTCAAGGTGGGATCGGCGACCGTGCTGGATGCGCTTCTTGCCTATACCCGTGACAATTGGCGGCTGTCGCTGAACGTCACCAACCTTGCGGACACGCGCTATGTCGCGGCCTGCTACGGCCTTTCGGGCTGCATGTATGCCGAGGGACGGAAAGCCATCGGCAAGCTGACTTATCGCTGGTGA